The Apodemus sylvaticus chromosome 12, mApoSyl1.1, whole genome shotgun sequence genome segment TATTTAAGCCAGCCTAAATATAATGACAGGATTAAGTTTGGCAGGCAACTCTTCATATTTTGTATTAGActtcaaaaacctttttttcttcttctttttgtttttttttttgttttttgttttttgttgttttttttttttttttaatccaggagAATGCTTTATTTCAACTTTTAGCTGACTAGATGCTTTACTTAGTAACAAGTTTAGCCCTTGTAACTGGCTAGCTAAAAGCAAATCGGCTTGTTTCTCAGATCTATGGGGGATAGCAAGAAACATTTGAGTGAATGTTGTTGAAGATTTTCAGTAGTATAGAAAATGATGGCGCTCTTGTGATATTTGTAAGTAGTAAGTAAACTTTACTTTTTGTGTACAACTCTTTGCTGTTTTGTTGTATTGAGAGTTTTGTAGTATTGGCATGTTGAAGCTGATGATACTGTCTtcgttcttctttcttttcttacagCAAGCAAGGATTTGGCACAGACATCCTATTTCATGGCTACCAACAGGTTGTTATCCTGACCCTCTTTGTTGCACTGTTGTAGCACACTATAGCTTCCTTTAATGCAGGGCCCCCTCAACGTGTCTCTTGCCCTTGTTGCAACAGGAGACTGGACCATCTACTGTGGTGGTACCTTCCTGGTTGCTTTGCGGTGTATTGTACAAGGGACTTTGGGCACAGAGGGGTTAAATGCACACTGTGAAGTGTAGTGGTGCTTTCTGGTGGCATATTCTCGATTTGTGAGTGCATAAGTCTAAACTTGGTAGCCTGAATAGCAGCTAAAGATTACACAGAGCTAAacttaacctagaaacttggtaAGTATAAAGCTATTTTTAGTTTACAATTATAgttaaatgacatttttttttattttcacattgatCCAGTCTTTTAGAATAATTGCTAAAGTTTCTTAAGTAAAATTTATGTAATTTTGGACTTGTTCCAGATAATATTCCAAAGAGTAAATTAGAAGTAGTCAATTATTATCAGTGCTTAGGTTTGCAGAGATGcagtctttattttaaaagtcctgcctttccatttatataaagtaaaaatgtagtgtgtgtttgtggcttttcagtaaatgtttcatttattctAAACTAGAATAGTTTGAAGGAGCTATaaagtgaatgtataattctgtTCTGGGGTGGTATTAAAagttgaaagttttttttaagtGGGCACTGTGGGAATGAGAACCAAGCTAGCTTTTGGGATTAGCAAAACTTTAGTCAGCTAGGCATGGTGctatgcctgtcatcccagacTGGACAGGGGAGACATGAAGATCAGAATTTCAGGGTTACCCttaactacatagcaagtttgaggccagtctgggctacatgagaccctgtctcagaaaactaacaaaaaactTTATTAGAAAAACTAGCCTGTGAAATGTCACATGCCCAGTTTCTGGTCCATGATTAGCAGTAGAGACAGTATTTATTAGTATTGACCTGCTTTGAGCCTTGAAATGTCTTGGCATGGGGTAAGTACTCTTTGAGACTTTGCTGTAAGGGACATAGGAACTGTCATGAACAAGAACTGTTAATTAAGCCTTATCAAATGGTCTAGTCTTTGATTGTGATATTAaacttgctttgttttataaagtctttatatgtgtgtgtgtttaaaaacaaaaaacaagactaCCACAAAAATGGTTTAAAAGTTATAATTTGCATATAATGATTATTGTAAACATGttctttcatttatataataCTTTGTtaggttttaaaacaaaaatttattagTATTAATCATGAaagcaaaatatttatattattgaatgaaaatgaggaaagTGTTTCATGATCTATAatgattttttattatattttcagtaGTGTTAGGTATTAATTTAATAGAATATCATGTAAAGAAAAACACTTCTGATTTTATGTTTACTTTTGTCTTACTggcaaatgtttttctttgttttacatattttgaatTTCTGTGGCCCTCCACTTTTTAAATCTGCTCTACACCAGTTTGCATCTTACGACCTTCTGTCTTCAGTACAAACCCACAGTGATAGCATGTGTATGCATTCATTTGGCTTGCAAATGGTCCAATTGGGAGATCCCTGTGTCAACAGACGGAAAGCACTGGTGGGAGTATGTGGACCCTACAGTGACCCTGGAGCTGCTCGATGGTAAGTCCCTCCCCAGGAGCAGAAGGGACTCTGAAGCCCGCTCTCTGTGCATGCACTGCCCTCCTGAATCGGGACACCACAGGCGCTGTGGGACGAAGGCCATGCTTGTCTAATGGTTGTAGTTGGCCTGCCCCACTTGGaaaacatgcttttaaaaaaaatttttttttaattcttccccttgtgggtggcgAGGGCGTGGGGgttgtggggggtgtgggggggggtgtgtaCACATAAGATTTGTGTAGGAAATTTGAGGCCAAACATCCTCATCTACACTGGACCCCAAAAGTATCTGAGTCTTTGCTCAGTTTGCTGGAGTCAGATGAGacattgttctttcagaggaagAAATGGAGTTCCCAGCATTGGGTTTGATTTTATCCAGACTTGCTCAAAAAGCTCCTGAGGCTAAACACGAAACAATCTCAGAATTACTGAGGAAGTTCCACCCAAAATTCATGGCTGATTTAGATATTAGTTGATGGTACTTTTTAGCACAGCTTTACAGACTGACCCTGGCGGCCGTGGTGCTGCAATCACGGTTGTTGGGGCGCCGAGCCCAGGCTCGTGAGTTCTGGCCAGCACTCCATGGAACtgccctccatctcctcccaggcTGAGTTTGGAGTGTGTAATTTTTGTGTGTTCTACACTGAGACATTTTGTGTTATCTTACTTGttgctgtcatttttgacatttgcCTAGGCTAGGTGACAGGAAAACTTGCTATTTGCTCCAAAAATGAGTGACTATGCAGTCTCAGTGCTTGGCTCTCTTGTAACAGATTGCCTTGACATGGCTAATACAGATGATAATCTGGCTCTCTTGGCATGTCTGTCATTGACTATCAATAACAGTTTTTTAGGTGATAAAATTATTTAACATAATGATACAATTTTAATCCCAAGCTTAAGACAGTGGATAAAATTCTGACCAGAGTAATTTTACTGGTATAATGTTCGTTGATGGGTGGTGTGCGTGTTggagtttccttttttcttttaaacatttaacCTTGAAATAATTTTAACCTTAAAGAAATTTGCAGAAGCATATTTACAGAATCCTTATGCTATCTTtacttaatttttgttgttgacaTCTTATATAACATTTATTAAGATTAGGAAATTAATGCTGGTACAATACTGCTGATTAAGCTTGGTTGTATTCAGATTTCACTATTTTCTCTGGTGTAGAGTCTTATGTTCTATTTGTGTGCAGTTGAAATGTCCGAGCGGTCACCCCCAAGCCGTCAGGACTCACTCTTTAGCCTCCTGATTTGAAGAGTACTAAGTGCCTTTACAGAGTGGTTCCTCGTTTGGGCTGAGTGGTCCTGGCAAGACCGCTGTAGAAGTAGGCTGTCCCTGCTTGCCTCTCCATGCCTGGAGCCATGGTTGCTTAGTGTTTCTCACCATGCTGGTTACAAGATAAATGATACTATTGAGTTCTCCATTTTAAAGCTATTCTTACTCTTTGTAATTAAGCAAGCTGGGGAAAATACATTTAGTGCTATACAAATGAATGCTTTTCTCTCACACTTCTGCCTACTGATTCTAAAGAACTTACTGGTGGATCTTTTCTACGTTAAGATGTAATTGGTTTGCCTGGTAGAGATTCCCACTGCCATCCTTTTCAGGAGGTTTATTTTCTAAGTAAGCAAGTGACATTTGGGGAGgggtctcttttttttaaataagaattcaGCTTTGGAATACCAATTCAGAGTTGTGCATGCTAAAGACTGACTAGAAGGAACAATGGAAAGGCTGACCTCTTAGGACCCTTTTGAATATTACCTACTTGAGAGAGGTTCACATCCTAAAGGCATTATCTAAGCTttaaactaaaattttatttttagagctAACACATGAGTTTCTACAAATATTGGAGAAAACGCCTAGTAGGTTGAAGAGGATTCGAAACTGGAGGGTAAGAGAATTGGCAGGATTTAATtaacaaaaaaatcaatttgtCACTCATCTAGCAATTGCTGAGCAAATGGTTTGAAATTGAATGATTAAATGCTGTGCTTTGTACCATCTCTCGGCACACTGTCCCACACCTAGACTGCAGGGGCTGCAGGGGCTCGGCTCCCTTGCTCCAGTTCCCCTGTCCCCTTTCTGTTTTAATTCTCTGTAATGTTGGGGAAATTCCCTTGTTTCAAGTGAGACACGTTACTGTCTCAAGTCCAGGGTTGGGACACAACTGTATCTATTTCTCCAACCATAGAGCCTTCCCCTGCATTCATTTATTGCTGTAGAACTTTGAGTTCGGGTGGATTTGTTTCCATGAACTTCCTATAGAGTTTTACGAGCAAAGACATTAGTATTAAATCCCTTTGCTGTCattgtttcttctatttctcaTTTAACTAGGCTATGGCTAAGAAACCAAAAGTAGATGGACAAGTATCAGAGACACCACTGCTTGGTTCATCTTTGGTCCAGAATTCTATTTTAGTAGATAGTGTCACTGGTGTACCTGCCAATCCAAGCTTTCAGAAACCATCAACATCAACATTCCCTGCTCCAATACCTCTAAATTCAGGAAATACTTCTGTTCAGGATAGCCGTGCATCTGATAATGTATCAGTGCTAGCAGCAGGAATGCCCAGTACCTCATACAATGTGTCATCACACCGAGAGTGGCCTCAGCATGCAGACTCAGCCAGGACAGACCCGGTGTACACACAGAACCAAGAGGCCACTCTCTCTGGGAGCCAGTATCAAAGCTTCCAGCAGGGACCTTCCATGGCACTGCACTCCGGATCACATCACAGGCCGGACAAAGCTGCTGATCACAGTAAACACCATGGTCCCACGCCTGCTGCTCCTGGAGGGCTTCCTCAGAAGATGTCTTTAGATAAGTACAGAGAGAAGCGGAAGCTGGAGACCGTGGATCTGGACACGAGGGGTCACTATCTAGCTACCCATGCAGAGCAGCAGCACAAACATGGGCCAGCTCAGGTAGTCGCAGGGACCTCTGTCACTTCTCCCATCAAAATGAAGCTTCCCCTCACCAACTCCGACAAGCCTGAGAAACACttggcagagaaaaaggagagaagcgGATCACTGAAGCTACGGATCCCCATTCCACCCCCTGATAAAGGCCCCAGCAAAGAAGAGCTGAAGATGAAAATCAAAGTGTCATCCTCTGAAAGACACAGCTCTTCTGACGAAGGCAGTGGGAAGAGCAAGCACTCAAGCCCACACGTCAGCAGAGACCACAAGGAAAAGCACAAGGAGCACCCCGCTAACCGCCACCACAGCAGCCACAAGCATTTGCACATGCACAGTGGAGGCAGTAAGCATGCAGCTGACGGAATGCCTCCCACTGTGCTGAGGAGTCCTGTGGGCCTGGGCCCTGAAGGCATCTCCTCCGCCTCCAGTGCCCGGAAGAAGCTGCATGTCAGTGATGCCTCCCACAACCACCACTCCAAAATGAGCAAAAGTTCCAAAAGTGCAGGTAGTTCATCTAGTTCTTCCTCTGTTAAGCAGTATCTATCCTCTCACAGCTCTGTTTTTAACCATCCCttaccccctcctccccctgtcaCATACCAGGTGGGCTACGGACATCTCAGCACCCTCGTGAAACTGGACAAGAAACCAGTGGAGCCCCACGGTCCTGAGGCCAATCACGAGTACAGTACAAGCAGCCAGCATATGGACTACAAAGACACATTCGACATGCTGGACTCGCTGCTAAGTGCCCAAGGAATGAATATGGAACCCTTTGTTTAGGTcaactcttcctttccttttaatttaaaaatggttGGAATGGAAAACGCCCTCCTGGTCCAGCGGTGGTGCCACTGCTTCCATATTTGTAAGTGCTGCTTTGTCCTTCATTCTGAAAGAAGACATGATAGTCAAAAGCCTATCTCCACATACGATAGTGTTACCAGGACTGTGAACGCATGGAAGATGCAGCTGAGAACAGTAggatggctggctggctgctgcTAGGGACCCGAGCTGCCTCGAGCTTCTGTTATTTATGATTTGAAGATTGtagctgtttttgttgttgcttggctTTGAATGAGTGtgaattgttttcctttgtgtattTATACTTGTATGTATGGATTGCATGTCTCAGTGATAAAGGGATAAAACAGTATACTGACAACTGTTTACAAGAAAGTGGAGAAAAATGTACATACATTTTTGTATGTTTAGATATTACCATAAATACTCAGGATTGGAGCTGCTTGTAAGTATAACAATATACAGAATAACTTTATTTTCTCTCGTCAGAGTCCATCACTAATCTAAAACACAAGTGGCACTTTTTTATGTTAACCTTAAACTCTAGGCCTTACTGG includes the following:
- the Ccnt2 gene encoding cyclin-T2 isoform X1; translation: MASGRGASSRWFFTREQLENTPSRRCGVEADEELSHRQQAANLIQDMGQRLNVSQLTINTAIVYMHRFYMHHSFTKFNRNIISPTALFLAAKVEEQARKLEHVIKVAHACLHPLEPLLDTKCDAYLQQTQELVLLETIMLQTLGFEITIEHPHTDVVKCTQLVRASKDLAQTSYFMATNSLHLTTFCLQYKPTVIACVCIHLACKWSNWEIPVSTDGKHWWEYVDPTVTLELLDELTHEFLQILEKTPSRLKRIRNWRAMAKKPKVDGQVSETPLLGSSLVQNSILVDSVTGVPANPSFQKPSTSTFPAPIPLNSGNTSVQDSRASDNVSVLAAGMPSTSYNVSSHREWPQHADSARTDPVYTQNQEATLSGSQYQSFQQGPSMALHSGSHHRPDKAADHSKHHGPTPAAPGGLPQKMSLDKYREKRKLETVDLDTRGHYLATHAEQQHKHGPAQVVAGTSVTSPIKMKLPLTNSDKPEKHLAEKKERSGSLKLRIPIPPPDKGPSKEELKMKIKVSSSERHSSSDEGSGKSKHSSPHVSRDHKEKHKEHPANRHHSSHKHLHMHSGGSKHAADGMPPTVLRSPVGLGPEGISSASSARKKLHVSDASHNHHSKMSKSSKSAGSSSSSSSVKQYLSSHSSVFNHPLPPPPPVTYQVGYGHLSTLVKLDKKPVEPHGPEANHEYSTSSQHMDYKDTFDMLDSLLSAQGMNMEPFV
- the Ccnt2 gene encoding cyclin-T2 isoform X3, translating into MLLKIFSSIENDGALVIFVSTSKDLAQTSYFMATNSLHLTTFCLQYKPTVIACVCIHLACKWSNWEIPVSTDGKHWWEYVDPTVTLELLDELTHEFLQILEKTPSRLKRIRNWRAMAKKPKVDGQVSETPLLGSSLVQNSILVDSVTGVPANPSFQKPSTSTFPAPIPLNSGNTSVQDSRASDNVSVLAAGMPSTSYNVSSHREWPQHADSARTDPVYTQNQEATLSGSQYQSFQQGPSMALHSGSHHRPDKAADHSKHHGPTPAAPGGLPQKMSLDKYREKRKLETVDLDTRGHYLATHAEQQHKHGPAQVVAGTSVTSPIKMKLPLTNSDKPEKHLAEKKERSGSLKLRIPIPPPDKGPSKEELKMKIKVSSSERHSSSDEGSGKSKHSSPHVSRDHKEKHKEHPANRHHSSHKHLHMHSGGSKHAADGMPPTVLRSPVGLGPEGISSASSARKKLHVSDASHNHHSKMSKSSKSAGSSSSSSSVKQYLSSHSSVFNHPLPPPPPVTYQVGYGHLSTLVKLDKKPVEPHGPEANHEYSTSSQHMDYKDTFDMLDSLLSAQGMNMEPFV
- the Ccnt2 gene encoding cyclin-T2 isoform X2, with translation MASGRGASSRWFFTREQLENTPSRRCGVEADEELSHRQQAANLIQDMGQRLNVSQLTINTAIVYMHRFYMHHSFTKFNRNIISPTALFLAAKVEEQARKLEHVIKVAHACLHPLEPLLDTKCDAYLQQTQELVLLETIMLQTLGFEITIEHPHTDVVKCTQLVRASKDLAQTSYFMATNSLHLTTFCLQYKPTVIACVCIHLACKWSNWEIPVSTDGKHWWEYVDPTVTLELLDELTHEFLQILEKTPSRLKRIRNWRAMAKKPKVDGQVSETPLLGSSLVQNSILVDSVTGVPANPSFQKPSTSTFPAPIPLNSGNTSVQDSRASDNVSVLAAGMPSTSYNVSSHREWPQHADSARTDPVYTQNQEATLSGSQYQSFQQGPSMALHSGSHHRPDKAADHSKHHGPTPAAPGGLPQKMSLDKYREKRKLETVDLDTRGHYLATHAEQQHKHGPAQVVAGTSVTSPIKMKLPLTNSDKPEKHLAEKKERSGSLKLRIPIPPPDKGPSKEELKMKIKVSSSERHSSSDEGSGKSKHSSPHVSRDHKEKHKEHPANRHHSSHKHLHMHSGGSKHAADGMPPTVLRSPVGLGPEGISSASSARKKLHVSDASHNHHSKMSKSSKSAGGLRTSQHPRETGQETSGAPRS
- the Ccnt2 gene encoding cyclin-T2 isoform X4, which produces MATNSLHLTTFCLQYKPTVIACVCIHLACKWSNWEIPVSTDGKHWWEYVDPTVTLELLDELTHEFLQILEKTPSRLKRIRNWRAMAKKPKVDGQVSETPLLGSSLVQNSILVDSVTGVPANPSFQKPSTSTFPAPIPLNSGNTSVQDSRASDNVSVLAAGMPSTSYNVSSHREWPQHADSARTDPVYTQNQEATLSGSQYQSFQQGPSMALHSGSHHRPDKAADHSKHHGPTPAAPGGLPQKMSLDKYREKRKLETVDLDTRGHYLATHAEQQHKHGPAQVVAGTSVTSPIKMKLPLTNSDKPEKHLAEKKERSGSLKLRIPIPPPDKGPSKEELKMKIKVSSSERHSSSDEGSGKSKHSSPHVSRDHKEKHKEHPANRHHSSHKHLHMHSGGSKHAADGMPPTVLRSPVGLGPEGISSASSARKKLHVSDASHNHHSKMSKSSKSAGSSSSSSSVKQYLSSHSSVFNHPLPPPPPVTYQVGYGHLSTLVKLDKKPVEPHGPEANHEYSTSSQHMDYKDTFDMLDSLLSAQGMNMEPFV